In Stomatohabitans albus, one genomic interval encodes:
- a CDS encoding homoserine dehydrogenase, with translation MSGHKALTIGLLGAGTVGTGVLKLLQAHADQIERRVGAPVRVGPVMVRDISRNRGIDAQWTTNPKDIIANPAVDIVVEVMGGVEPARTWLLEALNAGQSVVTANKELLAKHGRELYAAAAANHVRLEYEAAVAGAIPIIRPMRDSLSGDRITKVMGILNGTTNFILTKMAEDGADFGTVLAEAQALGYAEADPSADVDGFDAAAKTAILASIAFDAVITLEDVEVTGITAITADQIALASKMGYVIKLLGFAIREQLATGEETISVGVSPAWVGHTNPLAGVRGANNAVLIEADGAGQLMFYGPGAGSLPTGSAVMGDVVTAARGRLAGERAGSVATTEGIKPVPGAGQSEWAVLLEVEDRAGVLAEITSVLGRNQVSMKSVWQEGHASGIEGEGVSLLIVTHEADSQLVKTTVEELLGLPGVQTLISLTPVID, from the coding sequence ATGAGTGGACACAAGGCATTAACCATCGGTTTATTAGGTGCAGGCACGGTGGGCACCGGGGTGCTCAAACTCTTGCAGGCACACGCTGACCAAATCGAGCGGCGAGTGGGTGCGCCTGTTCGTGTGGGGCCAGTGATGGTGCGTGATATCAGCCGTAACCGTGGCATTGATGCGCAGTGGACCACAAATCCGAAAGACATCATTGCCAACCCGGCTGTTGACATCGTGGTTGAAGTGATGGGTGGGGTTGAACCCGCGCGCACATGGTTGCTTGAGGCATTAAACGCCGGGCAAAGCGTGGTGACGGCCAATAAAGAACTGCTTGCCAAACACGGGCGAGAGTTATACGCCGCAGCGGCAGCCAATCATGTTCGTTTGGAATATGAAGCAGCTGTTGCTGGGGCGATTCCGATTATTCGCCCCATGCGCGACTCATTGTCGGGTGATCGCATTACGAAAGTGATGGGCATTTTGAATGGCACCACCAACTTTATTTTGACCAAGATGGCCGAAGACGGGGCTGATTTTGGAACCGTCCTTGCTGAAGCCCAAGCGCTTGGTTACGCAGAAGCCGACCCGAGCGCCGATGTCGATGGGTTTGATGCCGCTGCCAAAACCGCCATTTTGGCCTCCATCGCCTTTGATGCCGTGATTACGTTAGAAGATGTCGAAGTAACTGGCATCACTGCGATTACCGCTGATCAAATAGCGTTGGCATCAAAGATGGGGTATGTCATTAAGCTCCTCGGCTTTGCCATTCGAGAACAATTAGCAACCGGCGAAGAAACGATTTCTGTAGGGGTAAGCCCCGCCTGGGTTGGCCACACGAACCCCCTGGCCGGTGTTCGCGGGGCCAACAACGCCGTACTCATTGAAGCTGACGGTGCTGGGCAATTGATGTTCTACGGACCGGGTGCAGGGTCGTTACCAACCGGTTCAGCCGTCATGGGTGATGTGGTCACCGCCGCGCGTGGCCGCCTAGCGGGGGAACGAGCCGGCTCGGTTGCCACAACGGAGGGCATTAAACCAGTACCCGGAGCAGGACAATCTGAGTGGGCGGTACTGCTCGAAGTTGAAGATAGAGCCGGCGTGCTGGCTGAGATTACAAGTGTGCTTGGCCGTAACCAGGTCAGTATGAAATCGGTGTGGCAAGAAGGCCACGCATCAGGCATTGAAGGTGAAGGGGTGTCATTGCTTATCGTGACACACGAGGCTGATAGTCAGCTTGTCAAAACCACCGTTGAGGAGTTACTGGGATTGCCGGGGGTGCAAACGCTCATTTCACTCACCCCCGTTATTGATTGA
- the lysA gene encoding diaminopimelate decarboxylase, giving the protein MSSLGLSGLGRLEGGIGAIGAHSHGAEWAELWPDTAAFEGNYLHRVGGVELSELIAAHGSPAYVLDLATVESRINQWKTALAAGAGVGETTIHYASKALPVVGVCAFMAQHGLHVDVASEGELAVALAAGIAPEHILVHGNNKSMELLAQSVEYGVGFIVIDSLDELHRLGALGQPATVLLRLTPGVVADTHEAVATAAEHQKFGLSIRYELAHAAVDLIRQYPQLDLAGLHLHIGSNIANKDNFIAGIGRVAAFAHDTRVAVRHLNLGGGLGVPYVPGAVVPSITDHVETLFEALDGAFPSVPHLMVEPGRSLVGTAGITVYSVGTVKDVGDVRFVSVDGGMSDNPRPAMYGAVHTMAPVHRIGGAESPTMRQVMVAGLHCESGDMLGQAALPADLRAGDLVASATTGAYTLSMSSNYNRVPRPVMVAVANGNHETWVRRETVADVIARDQLPQALKLVTRLAD; this is encoded by the coding sequence GTGAGCAGTTTGGGATTAAGTGGATTGGGCCGCCTTGAAGGCGGTATAGGCGCCATTGGTGCCCATAGCCACGGTGCTGAATGGGCTGAGCTTTGGCCAGATACCGCCGCGTTCGAGGGTAACTATCTGCACCGTGTTGGTGGTGTCGAGCTCAGTGAACTCATCGCCGCACACGGCAGCCCTGCCTATGTGCTTGACCTTGCCACGGTGGAAAGCCGGATCAACCAGTGGAAAACAGCCCTGGCCGCCGGTGCTGGCGTTGGTGAGACCACCATTCATTATGCGTCTAAGGCGTTGCCCGTGGTGGGTGTGTGTGCCTTTATGGCCCAACATGGGTTGCATGTGGATGTAGCCAGTGAAGGTGAATTAGCCGTGGCCTTGGCCGCTGGGATTGCCCCAGAGCACATCTTGGTGCACGGGAACAACAAGAGTATGGAGCTGCTGGCCCAGTCTGTTGAATACGGGGTGGGCTTTATCGTGATCGACTCACTTGATGAGTTGCATCGCTTAGGCGCCTTGGGTCAGCCCGCTACAGTGTTATTGCGGTTAACCCCTGGGGTAGTTGCTGATACCCATGAAGCGGTGGCTACTGCGGCTGAACATCAGAAGTTCGGGCTGTCTATTCGCTATGAATTAGCCCACGCCGCGGTTGATTTGATTCGCCAATATCCGCAACTGGATTTGGCCGGATTGCATCTTCATATTGGGTCAAATATCGCTAATAAAGACAATTTCATTGCTGGTATTGGGCGTGTTGCGGCCTTTGCCCATGACACCCGAGTAGCGGTTCGCCACCTCAACCTTGGTGGTGGGTTGGGTGTGCCCTATGTACCTGGTGCCGTGGTACCTTCCATCACCGATCACGTTGAAACTCTCTTTGAAGCCCTAGACGGGGCGTTTCCTTCCGTTCCTCATCTGATGGTTGAGCCAGGCAGGTCGTTGGTGGGTACCGCCGGGATTACGGTGTACAGCGTGGGTACCGTGAAAGATGTGGGCGATGTGCGCTTTGTAAGTGTAGATGGGGGGATGAGTGATAACCCCCGCCCAGCCATGTATGGGGCGGTGCACACCATGGCCCCGGTTCACCGGATTGGTGGTGCCGAGTCGCCTACGATGCGTCAGGTGATGGTGGCAGGGCTGCATTGTGAAAGTGGTGACATGCTTGGCCAGGCGGCGTTGCCCGCTGACCTTCGTGCAGGTGATTTGGTTGCGAGTGCAACCACTGGGGCGTACACCCTTTCGATGTCGTCCAATTACAACCGGGTACCGCGTCCGGTGATGGTTGCGGTTGCTAATGGCAATCACGAAACGTGGGTGCGTCGTGAGACGGTGGCCGACGTGATTGCCCGCGACCAGTTACCTCAGGCATTGAAACTGGTGACTAGGCTGGCTGATTAA
- the argS gene encoding arginine--tRNA ligase, whose product MIGTELLAAAVLKALAALDLPDIPVKFERPRNRDHGDWSCNVAMQLAREVKKNPRDIATQIVMALEAQELPDVDAIEVAGAGFINFRLSHSAVGQQVRTIVDAGPQWGRTLVNDGIATNVEFVSANPTGPLHAGHLRGAFLGDSIARMLDATGAKVVREYYVNDAGRQMQLFAQSIQARMRGEDVPEDGYRGAYIVDLANDLAAEGISADDQSAILERGYRLMLDAIAATLASAGVTFDEWTSERELHVEGIANAITELTARGEIYEQDGAVWLRTTTHGDDKDRVLVKANGDRTYFAADVAYLRHKIGRGFDHMIYVLGADHHGYIGRLQAIATSWGLPKGAVEVMIAQLVNLLRDGEPVRMSKRAGEILTADEVLDEIGADAARYIYLRTSSDTTLTVDMAEVIRADKDNPVHYINYSHARIAGIGRKAAEVGFEPMPIDTTDLGLLQEPTATALVAQISKFPEVVQKAAADRAPHKVARYCEEVADAFHKFYTECQVIGPDPELSSARYWLCEATRITVAQGLNLLGVTPKDTM is encoded by the coding sequence ATGATTGGCACCGAACTCTTAGCTGCAGCGGTACTCAAGGCATTAGCGGCCCTTGACCTTCCCGATATTCCTGTCAAATTTGAGCGGCCTCGCAACCGCGACCATGGTGACTGGTCGTGCAACGTGGCGATGCAATTGGCCCGTGAGGTGAAAAAGAACCCCCGAGATATTGCGACCCAGATTGTGATGGCCCTCGAAGCCCAAGAATTGCCTGATGTGGATGCCATTGAAGTCGCCGGTGCCGGTTTCATTAATTTTCGCCTGTCTCACAGTGCCGTCGGCCAGCAGGTTCGCACGATTGTTGACGCTGGACCACAATGGGGCCGGACCTTGGTAAATGATGGGATAGCGACAAATGTTGAGTTTGTGAGCGCAAACCCTACCGGCCCACTCCATGCCGGACATTTGAGGGGGGCGTTTTTGGGTGATTCCATCGCTCGGATGTTGGACGCCACTGGAGCCAAGGTAGTGCGCGAGTACTACGTGAATGATGCTGGTCGCCAAATGCAGCTCTTTGCCCAAAGCATTCAGGCACGCATGCGTGGTGAGGACGTACCTGAAGATGGGTATCGCGGTGCCTATATCGTTGATTTAGCCAACGACCTCGCCGCTGAAGGTATCAGCGCCGATGACCAATCAGCCATTCTCGAACGGGGCTACCGCCTCATGCTCGATGCGATTGCGGCCACATTAGCCAGTGCTGGCGTGACCTTTGACGAATGGACAAGTGAGCGTGAACTCCACGTTGAGGGTATTGCGAATGCCATTACTGAACTCACGGCGCGTGGCGAAATCTATGAACAAGACGGGGCTGTGTGGTTGCGCACCACCACCCATGGTGATGACAAAGACCGTGTGTTAGTCAAAGCCAACGGTGACCGTACCTACTTTGCGGCTGACGTGGCCTATTTACGACACAAAATTGGCCGTGGTTTTGACCATATGATCTATGTGCTTGGCGCTGACCATCACGGCTATATCGGGCGCTTACAAGCCATCGCAACATCGTGGGGCTTACCCAAAGGCGCTGTTGAGGTGATGATTGCCCAGCTTGTCAATCTCTTGCGTGATGGTGAACCGGTGCGCATGAGTAAGCGTGCCGGTGAGATTTTGACCGCTGATGAGGTGCTTGACGAAATCGGGGCAGACGCGGCTCGCTACATCTATCTGCGCACGAGTTCAGACACCACCCTCACGGTAGATATGGCCGAGGTGATTCGTGCGGACAAAGACAACCCCGTGCATTACATCAATTATTCACACGCCCGTATTGCTGGGATTGGGCGCAAAGCCGCCGAAGTGGGCTTTGAACCGATGCCCATTGACACGACAGACCTTGGCTTATTGCAAGAGCCAACGGCAACGGCACTCGTCGCACAAATCAGCAAGTTCCCTGAAGTGGTTCAAAAAGCCGCCGCTGATCGGGCACCACATAAGGTGGCCCGCTATTGCGAAGAGGTGGCTGATGCATTTCACAAGTTCTATACCGAATGTCAGGTCATTGGGCCAGACCCCGAGCTGTCCAGTGCGCGTTATTGGTTGTGCGAAGCCACCCGTATCACCGTTGCCCAGGGGCTCAACCTGTTGGGTGTCACCCCCAAGGACACGATGTGA
- a CDS encoding alpha/beta fold hydrolase yields MFLDVNGTQLHYLSEGEGPTIVLLHGLGGTSGVWRGVMDTLTTNHHVVAIDLRGHGRSAPILKPVTIRDFADDVLALLDALELPAVTLVGHSFASLIAQMAAAVRPSSIDNLVLVGAMSWLDPDARDAYIDRAELVEQEGLDSIADAWIASALAPRTHAHSPQLSGLTREMLERNDPASYAHACRAIAKYQPIAHEDLGQPTLLLVGDHDRSTPVAMSEELHAAIPVTRIEVIPSAAHWAMLDQPDWISAKMMTWLL; encoded by the coding sequence ATGTTTCTAGACGTTAACGGCACACAATTGCACTACCTCTCCGAAGGTGAAGGACCCACCATCGTCCTCTTGCACGGATTGGGTGGCACCAGCGGGGTGTGGCGAGGGGTGATGGACACACTCACCACGAACCATCACGTGGTTGCCATTGACCTTCGCGGTCATGGCCGTAGCGCGCCAATTCTCAAGCCAGTCACAATTCGTGATTTTGCCGATGATGTATTGGCCCTCCTTGATGCCCTAGAACTTCCGGCAGTCACACTGGTTGGCCATTCGTTTGCCAGCCTCATCGCGCAAATGGCCGCAGCGGTACGTCCATCAAGCATCGACAACCTGGTGTTGGTCGGCGCTATGAGCTGGCTGGACCCCGATGCACGCGATGCCTATATTGATCGTGCCGAACTTGTTGAACAGGAAGGCTTGGACAGTATTGCGGATGCTTGGATTGCCAGTGCACTTGCACCACGAACCCATGCGCACTCACCGCAATTGAGCGGGTTGACCCGTGAAATGCTTGAACGTAACGACCCCGCCTCGTATGCACACGCGTGCCGCGCGATTGCGAAATATCAGCCCATCGCCCATGAAGATCTCGGCCAACCCACCCTGTTACTCGTTGGCGACCACGACCGTTCAACACCTGTTGCGATGAGTGAAGAGCTCCATGCCGCTATTCCTGTCACCCGTATCGAAGTGATTCCCTCAGCCGCGCACTGGGCGATGCTCGACCAGCCCGATTGGATTAGTGCCAAGATGATGACCTGGCTGCTCTAA
- a CDS encoding stage II sporulation protein M, with protein sequence MTIDQFIREHEPLWDRLARTTDQMNYRSQTVDFIQFSTDLEAAQTHLNIARTAFQEEELVSRLSVLCAQAGRVAYRTHPVTWQSIQRWFLETFPAAFWSLRYWILLSSAIFIVTAALFGLWAIQDHNVLDAFMSPNFREDYVDHEFIDYYSNQPSAVFFSLVTTNNIGIAITAFGSGILFAVPTLFVLVINAIQLGGAWAVFVDAGQQSTFWLYIAPHGCMELFAIFVSGAMGMAMGWTWIDPGPRSRGEAFADVGSRAVTVAIGGAFMLVIAGLIEGFVTGSPLPLWFKAAFGFAVWLSFTATVSYLGWQASKRGLSGTLKQAERIEFSLPATTVYKRYT encoded by the coding sequence ATGACGATTGACCAGTTCATTCGAGAACATGAGCCACTATGGGACCGGTTGGCCAGGACAACTGACCAGATGAACTACCGATCACAAACCGTCGACTTTATTCAGTTTTCGACCGACCTTGAGGCGGCACAAACGCACTTGAATATTGCTCGGACGGCCTTTCAGGAAGAAGAGCTGGTCAGCCGCCTATCCGTTTTGTGCGCCCAGGCGGGTCGGGTTGCCTATCGAACCCATCCGGTTACGTGGCAGTCCATACAGCGGTGGTTCCTTGAGACATTCCCGGCTGCGTTTTGGTCGCTTCGGTATTGGATCTTGTTGTCGAGTGCGATTTTCATCGTAACCGCAGCACTCTTTGGGCTGTGGGCGATACAAGATCACAACGTGCTTGACGCGTTTATGTCTCCGAATTTTCGAGAAGACTATGTGGACCATGAGTTTATTGACTACTACTCAAACCAACCCAGTGCGGTGTTCTTCTCGCTGGTGACCACGAATAACATCGGTATCGCCATCACGGCATTCGGTTCAGGTATTTTATTTGCGGTACCCACCCTGTTCGTTCTCGTCATCAATGCCATTCAGCTTGGCGGTGCTTGGGCGGTGTTTGTCGACGCCGGTCAGCAATCAACGTTCTGGCTCTATATCGCCCCGCATGGCTGTATGGAACTCTTTGCCATATTTGTTAGTGGTGCCATGGGTATGGCTATGGGGTGGACCTGGATAGATCCAGGACCACGCAGTAGGGGGGAAGCATTCGCTGATGTTGGGTCACGTGCGGTGACGGTTGCTATTGGTGGCGCCTTCATGCTCGTGATCGCAGGGCTCATTGAAGGTTTTGTCACCGGCTCACCACTGCCGCTGTGGTTCAAAGCAGCCTTTGGGTTTGCCGTGTGGTTGAGCTTTACCGCAACGGTCTCCTATCTCGGCTGGCAAGCCAGTAAACGCGGATTGTCGGGGACACTCAAACAGGCTGAGCGCATTGAGTTTTCCTTGCCGGCCACCACGGTGTACAAGCGATACACATAG
- a CDS encoding RDD family protein, which yields MQPSPQYLDHQIITSEAVLLDIYPAAFPTRALARIIDAMFATVLLGFLLVVAVALYTVWEYFSLPTWITVVFVLFAVFCVYYLYHILFNLKGGRTPGKMLTGLQILNRDGSPASPRQYIIREFIAIAECVMFLGFPAIISSINSPVEQRLGDRAANTIVVHTRRKAFHGTALAVDWPIPPGMEPFIEGIDVSGLGTEEIGVIRAYLIRRSRFIPQAKERLAKQLRAMVLQRITGYIPTDVPDDVLLATIMAKVTGPTPLNRNVDPAFGRHVART from the coding sequence GTGCAACCATCACCGCAATACTTAGATCATCAGATTATTACCAGTGAGGCTGTCCTCCTGGATATCTACCCGGCAGCCTTTCCTACTCGAGCGCTCGCACGCATCATTGATGCGATGTTCGCCACCGTCTTGCTGGGTTTTCTTCTCGTGGTGGCGGTAGCGTTATACACGGTATGGGAATATTTTTCCCTCCCAACGTGGATAACGGTGGTGTTTGTATTGTTCGCCGTTTTCTGTGTGTACTACCTGTACCACATTCTGTTCAATCTCAAGGGTGGCCGAACACCAGGCAAAATGCTCACTGGCCTCCAAATCCTTAATCGAGACGGAAGCCCTGCCTCTCCCCGCCAGTACATCATCCGAGAGTTCATTGCTATTGCTGAATGCGTCATGTTCCTCGGATTTCCAGCCATTATTTCGAGCATCAACTCACCGGTTGAGCAACGCCTCGGGGACCGGGCCGCCAACACCATTGTGGTCCACACCCGTCGGAAAGCGTTTCACGGTACGGCGCTCGCTGTTGATTGGCCAATTCCACCGGGCATGGAACCCTTTATCGAAGGGATAGACGTTTCTGGGCTTGGGACCGAAGAAATCGGGGTCATTCGTGCGTATCTCATCCGACGTTCACGCTTCATTCCCCAAGCTAAGGAGCGATTGGCCAAACAACTCCGAGCAATGGTCCTACAACGCATCACCGGGTATATCCCCACTGACGTTCCAGATGACGTACTCTTAGCTACCATCATGGCGAAGGTCACTGGACCAACCCCGTTGAACCGCAACGTTGACCCGGCTTTCGGCCGACATGTTGCTCGCACCTAA
- a CDS encoding DUF58 domain-containing protein, which yields MDQTPLPPTTRRFALIVPTGRLVVLSALLAIPVGFADFVWPDHRLVLALVCLGIMLALLVIDGVLAPGISSLSGSRTVDTPIVLGQPSTVSWTITNHATRQATLWLSDGASPSLRPDTGRLTIKLAPNAVAVSTYQIRPVRRGMITIDGPVIRSFGPLGLAAAQWVWALDAQVLVNPAFPSRKLAELRLTDARRLFAGQRAVRIVGESSEFDYLRDYTPDDDIRHINWAASARSQHLVVEQTRAERNHQVIVLLDHSRLSAPTVRRFTPPPTVFDGPVVDLDVIEQETFELDRAPRLDHNIDAALALGHVTTGLGDRFGLITYAGTVTNILPPDNTLSQRVALGRILAAVHPNWDEADPLAAATWLMANWQRPALVVVLTDLAAEHARTRLRSAITRLSRRHHIVIGAAGDPTVDMWAQTKPIDELGAMRMLAARRAIQRRQSTAAMLTRMGVDVIDAPAGQLSDRLLDTYLGASNMSAESRVNVAVQRGWSSDLRHDGS from the coding sequence ATGGACCAGACGCCGTTACCACCTACTACTCGTCGATTTGCGCTCATTGTGCCGACGGGGCGTCTGGTTGTCCTCAGTGCATTGTTGGCCATTCCCGTTGGGTTTGCCGATTTTGTTTGGCCTGACCACCGTCTGGTCCTGGCACTTGTATGTCTTGGGATCATGTTGGCCCTACTGGTCATAGATGGGGTACTTGCGCCAGGAATATCGTCACTGTCAGGTTCTCGTACCGTCGATACCCCCATCGTGCTCGGCCAACCGTCCACCGTTTCTTGGACGATCACCAACCACGCAACCCGACAGGCAACCCTTTGGTTAAGTGATGGAGCTTCACCGTCTCTTCGTCCGGATACTGGTCGGCTTACCATCAAGCTTGCACCCAATGCGGTGGCGGTGTCGACCTACCAAATCCGTCCCGTACGCCGTGGAATGATTACGATTGACGGCCCGGTGATCCGTTCATTCGGACCCTTAGGTCTCGCGGCTGCCCAGTGGGTGTGGGCTTTGGATGCCCAGGTACTGGTCAATCCTGCTTTCCCGTCTCGGAAACTGGCTGAACTCCGGCTCACTGATGCGCGTCGTCTCTTTGCTGGACAGCGGGCTGTGCGCATCGTGGGGGAGAGCTCGGAGTTTGATTATCTTCGTGACTACACGCCCGATGATGATATTCGACATATCAACTGGGCAGCGTCGGCACGCTCACAGCATTTAGTTGTTGAACAAACCCGCGCAGAACGGAACCACCAAGTTATCGTTCTGTTAGATCACAGCCGCCTGAGTGCTCCGACCGTTCGCCGGTTTACACCACCGCCAACGGTATTCGACGGTCCGGTTGTTGACTTGGATGTGATCGAACAAGAGACATTTGAACTGGACCGTGCCCCTCGGTTGGACCACAATATTGATGCAGCACTCGCCCTCGGCCATGTCACCACTGGCTTGGGGGATCGGTTTGGGCTTATTACCTATGCCGGTACCGTCACCAATATTTTGCCGCCAGATAACACCCTGAGCCAACGGGTCGCACTTGGGCGTATCCTTGCCGCGGTTCATCCCAACTGGGATGAAGCTGACCCCCTTGCCGCAGCAACGTGGTTGATGGCCAATTGGCAACGCCCAGCCTTGGTTGTGGTGTTGACTGACCTGGCCGCCGAACATGCCCGGACACGGTTACGTTCAGCGATTACACGCCTATCACGCCGTCATCATATTGTGATTGGTGCCGCAGGAGATCCCACCGTTGATATGTGGGCACAAACCAAACCGATTGATGAACTTGGTGCCATGCGGATGTTGGCGGCACGACGAGCTATTCAACGACGCCAGAGCACTGCAGCGATGCTTACTCGTATGGGTGTAGATGTGATTGATGCGCCTGCTGGACAGCTGAGTGACCGCCTGCTAGATACCTATTTAGGTGCGAGCAACATGTCGGCCGAAAGCCGGGTCAACGTTGCGGTTCAACGGGGTTGGTCCAGTGACCTTCGCCATGATGGTAGCTAA
- a CDS encoding MoxR family ATPase, with translation MISDELRDPRARITDVRNEVGKVIVGQNGVISGMITALLIGGHVLLEGVPGTAKTLMVNTLASALSLNSTRVQFTPDMMPSDILGQSVYDPSAPSVEAAFRFRAGPVFTNLLLADEINRTPPRTQAALLEAMEETQVTVEGRPLTLPDPFLVVATQNPIEQEGTYPLPEAQLDRFVFKLQVGYPAPDEECQVLERHDAGLKPHKLSESGILAVADREDLLAARDEIALLRTEPSVIRYIVDLANASRNTPSLQLGISPRGSTWLLKASKAWAWLNHRDYVTPDDVKAMVIPTLRHRITLRPDVAMDGATAVDVLKTLVSGVPVPK, from the coding sequence ATGATTAGTGATGAACTGCGAGACCCTCGCGCCAGGATTACTGATGTCCGTAACGAAGTGGGCAAGGTGATTGTCGGCCAAAATGGGGTTATCAGTGGGATGATTACCGCCTTGCTGATTGGTGGGCATGTCCTCCTTGAGGGTGTTCCAGGTACCGCTAAAACATTGATGGTAAACACCCTGGCAAGTGCCTTAAGTTTGAACAGTACTCGTGTGCAGTTCACGCCGGACATGATGCCGTCAGACATTCTTGGGCAAAGTGTGTATGACCCGAGTGCCCCAAGTGTGGAAGCAGCGTTCCGGTTTCGGGCCGGGCCGGTCTTTACGAATTTGTTATTAGCCGACGAAATTAACCGTACACCACCGCGTACCCAGGCAGCGCTCCTCGAAGCGATGGAAGAAACCCAGGTAACGGTCGAAGGTCGTCCGCTTACATTGCCTGACCCATTCCTCGTAGTTGCGACGCAGAACCCGATTGAACAAGAAGGTACCTATCCTCTTCCTGAAGCACAGTTAGACCGCTTCGTGTTTAAGCTTCAGGTGGGTTATCCAGCACCAGATGAAGAATGCCAGGTGTTGGAGCGTCATGATGCCGGACTGAAACCGCATAAATTAAGTGAATCTGGCATTTTGGCCGTCGCCGACCGTGAGGATTTGCTCGCCGCTCGTGATGAGATTGCGTTGTTGCGTACTGAGCCGTCGGTGATTCGCTATATCGTCGATTTGGCAAACGCAAGTCGTAACACGCCATCCCTTCAACTGGGTATCAGTCCGCGTGGTTCCACTTGGCTGTTGAAGGCATCAAAGGCGTGGGCCTGGTTGAATCATCGAGACTATGTGACCCCTGACGATGTGAAAGCGATGGTGATACCTACTTTGCGTCACCGTATCACCTTGCGCCCTGATGTGGCGATGGATGGGGCAACCGCCGTAGATGTCCTCAAGACGTTAGTCTCCGGGGTTCCTGTTCCCAAGTAA
- a CDS encoding DUF4350 domain-containing protein has protein sequence MNNRWILVVVGLLALIGFVLWIGPKDIREFYDWDVNSTQPEGAKALVELLDHFDMPLTMTRKLPDQPEAPVLLLSEYIDSDQEDALLAYVEAGGTVVQATDDQLLRLEHVDIRTTRHYPTEVPKTCDWPELADVETVYLREATFGEATLLSDADFCFGQDGSWLLREHIGKGTIYTLSGGEAFLNRSISHNDNAILLIRLLETDGRQYHKVIRYNPDGFDIPIPPSLSDYIQFLPWAIITQLLLAFGMLVYWRIIRPNRVIEERVMTQLPGSTTVQAFGYYLWSSKQLDAIATMARTDLHERLRARVGALESDSTLLIDMVVRATHWPKKDVEYVLFGPNPTTRTELYELTLKIADIDAAFSAQLHGAQPND, from the coding sequence ATGAATAATCGATGGATCTTGGTTGTGGTTGGGCTGCTTGCCCTGATCGGATTTGTCCTCTGGATCGGTCCCAAGGACATACGCGAGTTTTATGACTGGGACGTGAATAGCACCCAACCTGAAGGTGCAAAAGCGCTCGTAGAGCTCTTGGATCATTTTGATATGCCACTCACGATGACGCGCAAACTCCCAGACCAACCTGAAGCGCCCGTACTACTGCTGAGTGAATACATTGATAGCGATCAAGAAGATGCGCTCCTTGCCTACGTTGAAGCAGGCGGAACGGTTGTTCAGGCCACAGATGACCAGCTGCTTCGGTTGGAGCACGTTGATATAAGGACTACTCGACATTATCCCACTGAAGTACCGAAAACCTGCGATTGGCCAGAACTCGCTGACGTAGAAACGGTGTATCTTCGAGAAGCCACATTTGGTGAGGCTACGCTGCTTTCCGATGCAGACTTCTGTTTTGGCCAGGATGGATCGTGGCTATTGCGTGAACATATTGGCAAGGGCACGATCTACACCCTGAGTGGTGGCGAAGCATTCTTGAATAGGTCGATCAGTCACAATGACAACGCCATTTTGCTGATACGGCTGCTTGAAACTGACGGGCGTCAATACCACAAAGTTATTCGTTATAACCCGGACGGGTTTGACATCCCGATTCCACCAAGTCTCAGTGACTATATCCAGTTCCTACCTTGGGCGATCATCACGCAGCTTCTCCTTGCATTCGGCATGTTGGTGTATTGGCGAATCATTCGTCCAAATCGCGTCATTGAAGAGCGAGTGATGACACAATTACCGGGGTCAACAACCGTTCAGGCCTTTGGGTATTACCTATGGAGTAGCAAACAACTGGATGCAATAGCCACAATGGCACGTACAGACTTGCACGAACGCCTCCGGGCTCGGGTAGGAGCTTTAGAATCTGATTCAACTTTATTGATCGATATGGTTGTCCGAGCAACGCATTGGCCGAAGAAAGATGTTGAATATGTGTTGTTCGGTCCAAACCCGACAACACGGACGGAACTATACGAACTGACGCTCAAGATTGCCGATATTGATGCGGCATTCTCAGCCCAACTGCATGGAGCACAACCGAATGATTAG